A part of Ornithodoros turicata isolate Travis unplaced genomic scaffold, ASM3712646v1 Chromosome11, whole genome shotgun sequence genomic DNA contains:
- the LOC135371469 gene encoding uncharacterized protein LOC135371469, whose product MYGVWRESIESPNSTKGRCGWSGIRADGVGHSSRLSRQSRHPMAPASSLFFNSTAEPWFPKILILQAEDQSKALASISPFLVAKTLEQVIGKAYNAKKLRTGDTHIEVQSRQQSSALLSLKQIGDILVLVTAHRTLNTVRGVISSEELLQCSETEIEEGLKDQGVISAKRISIRRDNKETPTRHVILSFQLHTLPTEIKAGYVNCHVRPYIPNPRRCFKCQRFVHHSQVCRGRLICSKCAGDGNDHNPESCKNTFRCVNCEGHHPSYSRSCPRFSDEKEILKIKTVQQLTYKAAKTQLEFQKKGSFSEAVRRGVASLRVSVEIQTCGPPLHTPQTQGKSEKSSPPPAPATISTEVDGALSVWDGLTGSSSQTATHSMELDDDDCMSQKSSSSLPSTLDQRAPSQGKE is encoded by the exons ATGTACGGCGTCTGGAGGGAGAGCATCGAGAGCCCCAATTCTACCAAAGGTCGGTGTGGATGGTCGGGGATCCGGGCCGACGGGGTCGGTCACAGCAGCAGACTGAGCCGGCAGAGCCGGCACCCCATGGCGCCGGCTTCCTCTTTG TTCTTCAACTCCACTGCAGAACCATGGTTCCCGAAGATTCTCATCCTTCAGGCTGAGGATCAGTCAAAAGCACTAGCTAGTATATCTCCGTTCCTCGTTGCTAAAACCCTTGAACAAGTCATTGGTAAAGCATACAatgcaaaaaaattgagaacTGGTGACACCCACATTGAGGTACAGAGCAGGCAACAGAGCTCAGCACTGTTGTCGCTAAAGCAAATTGGTGATATTCTAGTCTTAGTGACTGCGCACCGCACGCTCAACACAGTCAGAGGTGTTATCTCTAGTGAGGAGCTACTGCAGTGCTCCGAGACAGAGATCGAGGAGGGTTTAAAAGACCAAGGGGTGATCAGTGCCAAACGAATATCCATCCGCAGGGACAACAAGGAAACACCTACCAGGCACGTCATATTATCTTTCCAGTTGCACACACTCCCCACAGAAATTAAGGCTGGGTATGTAAACTGTCACGTCCGACCTTACATACCCAACCCACGtcgatgtttcaagtgccagagaTTTGTCCACCATTCCCAAGTGTGCCGTGGACGCCTGATATGCTCCAAGTGCGCGGGTGACGGCAATGACCATAATCCAGAGTCATGTAAGAACACTTTCCGTTGTGTCAACTGCGAAGGCCACCACCCATCCTATTCAAGAAGCTGCCCACGCTTTAGcgatgaaaaagaaatattgaaaatTAAGACTGTACAGCAGCTCACctacaaagcagcgaaaacgCAACTGGAGTTTCAGAAAAAAGGATCTTTCTCTGAAGCGGTGCGTCGGGGAGTGGCATCGCTCAGAGTATCCGTGGAGATCCAAACTtgtgggcctccactccacactccccaaacacaAGGAAAGTCTGAGAAGAGTTCGCCTCCGCCGGCTCCCGCCACAatctctacggaggttgatggtgcgctttcagtttgggatgggctcactgggagctcatcccagactgccacacactcaatggagcttgacgacgatgactgcatgtcgcagaaatcgtCGTCAAGTCTTCCAAGTACACTGGACCAGAGAGCTCCTTCTCAAGGGAAGGAGTAA